The Pseudophaeobacter arcticus DSM 23566 genome includes a region encoding these proteins:
- a CDS encoding DUF5927 domain-containing protein, which yields MSTVGIAMLVHTALDRAAEVARHWTASGCPVVLHVDKNVDGVVFRKFRQSLAQDPLIKFCKRHRCEWGTWGIVAASQSASALMLQEFPEVRHVYLSSGSCLPLRPVDELVDYLAARPRTDFIESATTADVPWIVGGLDFERFTLRFPFSWKKHRYLFDRYVDLQRRLGMRRRIPAGLVPHMGSQWWCLTRQTLSAILEDPERPTYDAYFQKVWIPDESYYQTLARQYSTKIESRSLTLSKFDFQGKPHIFYDDHLQLLRRSDCFVARKIWPKAERLYQAFLTDSAGAMKKTEPNPGKIDRIFAKAVERRTRGRPGLYMQSRFPGRWSVNSVTSNPYSVFQGFSELFEDFESWLSRITGARVHGHLFAPERAELAGGGAMINGALTDNAKTRDYNVQSFLTNLIWNTRGERQCFQFGPGDNQKICKVLARDPNAQISVISGAWAVPLFRSNQNFTELRREAARLQQVEAKYLNLLRAQETKARVRIWTMAEFIEAPMEPLQTILDELGPQMPRHLSEAPTMVNLDGFGQFLQNLKNQGMHPYLMGDFSVEQGPVNMPKPPRKPYLVRK from the coding sequence ATGAGCACAGTCGGGATTGCCATGCTGGTGCATACCGCGCTGGACCGCGCCGCAGAGGTGGCGCGTCACTGGACCGCCAGCGGCTGCCCGGTGGTGTTGCATGTGGACAAAAACGTCGATGGGGTGGTCTTTCGCAAGTTCCGCCAAAGCCTGGCGCAGGATCCATTGATCAAGTTCTGCAAAAGACATCGCTGTGAATGGGGCACCTGGGGCATTGTTGCCGCATCACAATCGGCGTCGGCGCTGATGCTGCAAGAGTTTCCAGAGGTGCGCCATGTCTACCTGTCCTCGGGATCTTGCCTGCCGCTGCGTCCGGTAGATGAGCTGGTGGACTATCTGGCCGCCCGACCGCGCACCGATTTTATCGAAAGCGCCACCACAGCGGATGTGCCCTGGATCGTTGGCGGATTGGATTTTGAACGCTTTACCCTGCGCTTTCCGTTCTCCTGGAAAAAACACCGCTATCTGTTTGACCGCTATGTCGATCTGCAGCGTCGCCTTGGCATGCGCCGCCGCATTCCGGCAGGGCTGGTGCCGCATATGGGCAGCCAATGGTGGTGCCTGACGCGCCAAACCCTGTCAGCCATCCTGGAAGACCCCGAGCGTCCAACCTATGACGCCTATTTTCAAAAAGTCTGGATCCCGGACGAGAGCTATTATCAAACGCTGGCGCGGCAATACTCTACCAAAATCGAAAGCCGCTCGCTGACGCTGTCAAAGTTCGATTTTCAGGGCAAACCGCATATCTTTTATGATGACCATTTGCAGCTGTTGCGGCGTTCGGATTGTTTTGTTGCGCGCAAAATCTGGCCAAAGGCGGAGCGGCTGTATCAGGCCTTTTTAACGGATAGCGCCGGGGCGATGAAAAAAACCGAACCCAACCCTGGCAAGATCGACCGGATTTTTGCCAAGGCCGTGGAGCGACGTACCCGTGGTCGTCCGGGTCTTTATATGCAAAGCCGCTTTCCGGGGCGCTGGTCGGTCAATAGCGTCACCTCGAATCCCTATTCGGTGTTTCAGGGCTTTTCAGAGCTGTTTGAAGATTTTGAGAGCTGGTTGTCTCGGATCACCGGGGCCAGGGTGCATGGCCATCTCTTTGCACCAGAACGGGCTGAACTGGCCGGAGGAGGCGCGATGATCAATGGTGCCTTGACCGATAACGCCAAGACCCGCGACTACAACGTGCAGAGCTTTTTGACCAATCTGATCTGGAACACCCGTGGCGAGCGTCAGTGTTTTCAGTTTGGCCCCGGGGACAACCAGAAGATTTGCAAGGTACTGGCGCGCGATCCAAATGCGCAGATCTCGGTCATCAGCGGGGCCTGGGCGGTGCCGTTGTTTCGCTCAAACCAGAATTTTACCGAGCTGCGCCGCGAGGCGGCTCGGCTGCAACAGGTCGAGGCCAAATACCTGAACCTGCTGCGTGCTCAGGAAACCAAGGCACGGGTGCGGATTTGGACGATGGCCGAATTCATCGAAGCCCCGATGGAGCCTTTGCAGACCATTCTTGATGAGCTGGGCCCGCAGATGCCCAGGCATTTGAGCGAGGCCCCAACGATGGTGAACCTTGATGGCTTTGGCCAGTTCCTGCAAAACCTAAAGAACCAGGGGATGCACCCCTATCTGATGGGGGATTTCTCGGTAGAGCAGGGGCCGGTAAACATGCCAAAACCTCCCAGAAAACCCTATCTGGTGCGTAAATAG
- a CDS encoding sulfotransferase family 2 domain-containing protein produces MTASFDYFIVFAEMRTGSNFLETNLNAFDGVTCHGEAFNPHFIGYPNKDNILGITQDMREDNPGCLISQIKSEAGVLGGFRYFHDHDPRVLDLALEDPRCAKVILTRNPLDSYVSWKIAKATGQWKLTNVKRRKEALAQFDGAEFARHVEALQDFQITLLNRLQKSGQTGFYLAYEDLQNLEVMNGLARWLGVDSQLEALDDSLKRQNPAPVVSKVENPAAMAEALAAMDRFNLSRTPNFEPRRGPAVPGYVAGVVTPLLYLPIRGGPETEVTAWMAGLDNVTPEGLIQKMNQKQLRQWKRGNPGFRSFTVLRHPAARAHSVFCRRILQKGGSSYGGIRETLRRQFKLPLPKDGPDGSYSKADHYAGFSQFLTFLQANLAGQTSVRVDAEWASQSQALSGLAELGAPDLVLREEELAEALPALAQKLGRATPHQPKPAPEDHPYRLEDIWDAALEKQVSSLYQRDYVMFGFAPWQAQESPR; encoded by the coding sequence ATGACAGCTTCTTTTGACTATTTCATTGTCTTTGCCGAAATGCGGACGGGGTCCAACTTTCTGGAAACCAATCTCAATGCCTTTGACGGGGTAACCTGTCATGGCGAGGCGTTTAACCCACATTTCATTGGCTATCCCAACAAGGACAATATTCTGGGGATCACCCAGGACATGCGAGAAGACAATCCAGGCTGCCTGATCTCGCAGATCAAGTCCGAAGCGGGGGTTCTCGGGGGGTTTCGCTACTTCCACGACCATGACCCACGGGTTCTGGATCTGGCGCTGGAGGATCCGCGCTGCGCCAAGGTGATCCTGACCCGAAATCCGCTGGACAGCTATGTTTCCTGGAAAATTGCCAAGGCCACAGGTCAGTGGAAACTGACCAATGTGAAACGTCGCAAAGAGGCTCTGGCGCAGTTTGACGGTGCTGAATTCGCCCGGCATGTAGAGGCGCTGCAGGATTTTCAGATCACCCTGCTGAACCGGCTGCAGAAATCCGGACAAACTGGCTTTTATCTGGCCTATGAGGATCTTCAGAATCTTGAGGTGATGAACGGCCTGGCGCGGTGGTTGGGAGTAGACTCACAGCTTGAGGCGCTGGATGACAGTTTGAAACGGCAAAACCCGGCGCCGGTTGTGTCAAAGGTCGAAAACCCAGCTGCGATGGCAGAGGCCCTGGCGGCAATGGACCGTTTCAACCTGAGCCGCACCCCCAATTTTGAACCCCGTAGGGGTCCGGCGGTACCGGGCTATGTTGCCGGGGTGGTGACACCGCTGCTGTATCTGCCCATCAGGGGCGGACCTGAGACGGAAGTGACAGCCTGGATGGCGGGGCTCGATAATGTGACGCCCGAGGGGCTGATCCAAAAAATGAACCAGAAGCAGCTGCGTCAGTGGAAGCGGGGAAACCCGGGGTTTCGCAGCTTTACCGTATTGCGGCATCCGGCAGCACGGGCGCATTCTGTGTTCTGTCGCAGGATTTTGCAAAAGGGCGGAAGCAGCTATGGTGGCATTCGCGAGACACTGCGACGCCAGTTTAAGCTGCCGCTGCCCAAGGATGGCCCGGATGGCAGCTATAGCAAGGCAGATCACTATGCGGGTTTCTCTCAGTTTCTGACCTTTTTGCAGGCCAATCTGGCTGGGCAAACTTCGGTGCGGGTGGATGCGGAATGGGCAAGCCAATCGCAGGCGCTGTCTGGGCTGGCAGAACTGGGCGCGCCAGACCTGGTGTTGCGCGAGGAAGAGTTGGCCGAGGCCCTGCCTGCTTTGGCGCAGAAGCTGGGCCGCGCCACGCCGCACCAGCCCAAGCCAGCTCCTGAGGATCACCCTTATCGTTTGGAGGATATCTGGGATGCAGCGCTGGAGAAGCAGGTGTCCTCTCTGTACCAACGTGACTACGTGATGTTTGGCTTTGCGCCATGGCAGGCCCAGGAGTCCCCGCGCTAG
- the hpf gene encoding ribosome hibernation-promoting factor, HPF/YfiA family: MRYKITGKQIDIGEALQTHVQTELGTVVSKYAERPTDATVVFSKSAHEYICEATVHLSTGLTAQAKAHATEIYAAFEACNEKMEKQLRRYKRRLKDHHRDRSEPVEILGGNSYILASDDADTATEPDTLQPIIVAEMETRIQSLSVGEAVMQMELAGAPVLVFRNESKNGVNVVYRREDGNIGWIDPTV, from the coding sequence ATGCGTTACAAAATCACCGGTAAACAGATCGACATTGGCGAAGCCCTGCAGACCCATGTTCAGACCGAGCTGGGGACTGTCGTCTCGAAATATGCAGAACGCCCAACTGATGCAACTGTCGTCTTTTCCAAGTCTGCGCATGAATATATTTGCGAAGCCACGGTCCATCTTTCGACCGGGTTGACCGCGCAAGCCAAGGCGCATGCCACTGAAATTTATGCTGCTTTTGAAGCCTGCAACGAAAAGATGGAAAAACAGCTACGCCGTTACAAGCGCCGATTGAAAGATCACCATCGCGATCGCAGCGAACCGGTTGAAATTCTCGGCGGTAACTCTTATATCCTCGCCTCTGATGACGCGGATACCGCGACCGAGCCTGACACGCTGCAGCCAATCATCGTTGCCGAGATGGAGACCAGGATTCAATCCCTCTCTGTTGGTGAAGCGGTGATGCAGATGGAGCTTGCAGGCGCCCCGGTGCTGGTATTCCGTAATGAAAGCAAAAACGGGGTGAACGTGGTATACCGCCGGGAAGATGGCAACATTGGTTGGATCGATCCCACGGTATAG
- a CDS encoding glycosyltransferase family 2 protein, whose translation MKAAAATALLPPNWRQRYRLRLKRRQLLWRSLRSRHQLRSLADRSDQINRGDLLGFVVLRNESARLPYFLDYYRALGVKHFLVVDNGSNDGSAEFLTDQPDVSLWQTQASYREARFGLNWSTWLQMRYGHGHWCLTVDADELLVYDGIEEHDLSDLTARLGQQGLPGFGAMMLDLYPRGALGDQPYVPGQDPLEVLNWFDAGPYRATRQSPMGNLWLQGGARERVFFAARPERSPTLNKIPLVKWNRRYAYVNSTHSLLPPALNGLYEGPGGKQPAGVLLHTKFLPEIVSKSATEKQRQQHFHRPQEFDHYYDELSSAPDLWQEDAQKYRGPGRLCELGLMPELRW comes from the coding sequence GTGAAAGCTGCTGCCGCAACCGCTCTTTTGCCGCCGAACTGGCGACAGCGGTATCGGTTGCGCCTGAAGCGGCGGCAGCTGTTGTGGCGGTCGCTGCGGTCGCGCCACCAGCTGCGCAGCCTGGCGGATCGCAGTGATCAGATCAACAGGGGCGATTTGCTGGGCTTTGTGGTGCTGCGCAACGAAAGCGCGCGGCTGCCCTATTTTCTGGATTATTATCGTGCGCTTGGGGTGAAGCACTTTCTGGTGGTCGATAATGGCAGCAATGATGGCAGTGCAGAGTTTTTGACGGATCAGCCGGATGTGTCGCTGTGGCAAACGCAGGCAAGCTACAGGGAGGCACGCTTTGGTCTGAATTGGAGCACCTGGCTGCAGATGCGCTATGGCCATGGTCACTGGTGCCTGACGGTCGATGCCGATGAGCTGCTGGTCTATGATGGCATAGAGGAACATGATCTGAGCGATCTCACCGCGCGGCTGGGGCAGCAGGGCCTGCCGGGGTTTGGCGCCATGATGCTGGACCTCTACCCCAGGGGCGCGCTTGGCGATCAGCCCTATGTGCCGGGGCAAGATCCTCTTGAGGTGCTGAACTGGTTTGATGCTGGTCCTTACCGGGCCACGCGGCAGTCTCCCATGGGCAATCTCTGGCTGCAGGGTGGCGCGCGCGAACGGGTGTTCTTTGCCGCCCGGCCAGAACGCTCCCCCACCTTGAACAAGATCCCGCTGGTGAAGTGGAACCGGCGCTACGCCTATGTGAATTCAACCCATTCGCTGCTGCCCCCTGCTTTGAACGGGCTCTACGAGGGGCCGGGTGGCAAACAGCCTGCCGGGGTGCTGCTGCACACGAAGTTCCTGCCCGAGATTGTTTCCAAATCAGCAACCGAAAAACAGCGCCAGCAGCATTTTCATCGCCCGCAGGAATTCGACCATTATTATGATGAACTCAGCAGTGCACCCGACCTTTGGCAGGAGGATGCGCAGAAATATAGGGGGCCGGGGCGGCTTTGTGAGTTGGGCCTGATGCCAGAACTGCGCTGGTGA
- a CDS encoding glycosyltransferase family 2 protein: MRVRRKRWLVRAVRKSSELTCLQDNTRAIQRDDVLLVSTMRNEQIRLPYFLEYYRNLGVNHFLFVDNGSEDGTAQYLSGMGDVSLWQTHASYRRSHFGVDWMNYLKRKYAHGHWVLVVDPDEFFIYPFCDTRPIQALTDWLDTSAIRSFSAMLIDTYPKGRIGDVPYQPGQNPLEIVNWFDSGNYTISKNLMYGNLWIQGGPRARVFFADEPKKAPALNKTPLVKWDRRYAYVSSTHSLLPRGLNQVYETDGGEKASGALLHTKFLDTLGAKAAEELARSEHYANSREYRAYAEGLEQQPELWCKWSEKYINWRQLEILGLMSKGNWA, from the coding sequence ATGCGCGTTCGGCGCAAGCGCTGGCTGGTCCGGGCCGTGCGCAAGTCGAGTGAGCTGACCTGTCTGCAGGACAATACCCGTGCCATTCAGCGTGACGATGTTTTGCTGGTCTCAACCATGCGCAATGAACAGATCCGGCTGCCTTATTTTCTCGAATATTACCGCAACCTTGGGGTCAATCACTTCCTCTTTGTCGACAACGGATCGGAGGATGGCACCGCGCAGTATCTGAGCGGAATGGGCGATGTCTCATTGTGGCAGACCCATGCCAGCTATCGGCGCTCCCATTTTGGGGTCGACTGGATGAATTACCTCAAGCGCAAATATGCCCATGGGCATTGGGTACTGGTGGTCGATCCGGATGAGTTTTTTATCTATCCCTTCTGCGATACCCGGCCCATTCAGGCCCTGACAGATTGGTTGGATACTTCGGCAATCCGCAGCTTTTCTGCAATGCTGATTGATACCTATCCCAAGGGCCGTATAGGCGATGTGCCCTATCAGCCCGGACAAAACCCGCTGGAGATCGTCAATTGGTTCGACAGCGGCAATTACACGATCAGCAAGAACCTGATGTATGGCAATCTTTGGATTCAGGGCGGGCCACGGGCGCGGGTGTTCTTTGCGGATGAGCCAAAAAAGGCGCCGGCCCTGAACAAGACGCCGCTGGTGAAATGGGACCGCCGCTACGCCTATGTCAGCTCGACCCATTCTTTGCTGCCGCGCGGGTTGAACCAGGTCTATGAGACGGACGGCGGTGAAAAGGCCAGCGGCGCGCTGCTGCATACCAAATTTCTCGATACACTGGGGGCCAAGGCAGCAGAGGAGCTGGCGCGCAGCGAACACTACGCCAATTCACGCGAGTATAGGGCCTATGCCGAAGGTCTGGAGCAGCAGCCTGAGCTTTGGTGCAAATGGAGCGAGAAATATATCAACTGGCGCCAGCTGGAGATCCTGGGGTTGATGTCCAAAGGCAACTGGGCATGA
- a CDS encoding PTS sugar transporter subunit IIA: protein MQISSILKPGAVRVIGAVSSKKRLFQEVAEVAQAAYGLSAQATVEALLDRESLGPTGVGHGVALPHARLSGLDMVCGVFLILEKPLDFDSVDRQPVDIAFSLFAPEDAGVEHLKALALVSRTLREQSFCTKLRANHDPATLFTILTEAQSVQAA from the coding sequence ATGCAGATTTCAAGCATCCTTAAGCCGGGCGCTGTCCGGGTTATCGGAGCCGTATCCAGCAAAAAGCGCCTGTTTCAGGAAGTCGCCGAGGTGGCACAGGCCGCCTATGGCCTGTCCGCCCAAGCAACTGTGGAGGCTCTCCTGGACCGGGAGAGCCTTGGCCCCACCGGGGTTGGTCACGGCGTTGCCCTGCCCCATGCACGGCTCAGCGGCCTCGATATGGTGTGCGGTGTCTTTTTGATTCTGGAAAAACCCCTGGATTTTGATTCGGTTGATCGCCAACCGGTGGACATTGCCTTTTCTCTCTTTGCACCCGAAGACGCCGGGGTAGAACACCTGAAGGCCCTAGCCTTGGTGTCACGCACACTGCGGGAGCAAAGTTTCTGCACCAAGCTGCGCGCCAATCACGACCCGGCAACGCTGTTCACGATCCTGACCGAGGCGCAATCGGTACAGGCCGCCTGA